In one window of Leptospira hartskeerlii DNA:
- a CDS encoding alpha/beta hydrolase family protein: MIRYSFQGFPFLLKYADMIDSPDSEIQEENLKVSKKSSFRTKIFPGPENSPVIYLQHGMSNRGIDDPRILTLAKHLKNTGATVYLPELPEVKGLEISVDTVPNIRALFQEIVNREGRAISFLSASFSAGMGMVALSGKEEQKNLKSALLVGTYSDFADTLPFILSNYDVDPYAVHVLLYNYISKLRPKLSKLEEFYFEAALDNGLKRTGDEEKSSKLLQKLGQKEKDFVYRVQSDPGFRMGLVEPILSVLPPNFILRNSPKNFLSDWKAPIALLHGSDDAVISPDESEQLFDSLGNGKEEWKVILRSKLITHGDHLPFYTQLGEIPKLAGLWGFFLKNSGL; encoded by the coding sequence ATGATTCGATATTCTTTCCAGGGATTTCCATTCTTACTCAAATACGCGGACATGATAGATTCTCCCGATTCTGAAATACAGGAGGAAAATTTAAAAGTTTCTAAGAAGTCTTCTTTTCGGACCAAAATATTCCCAGGCCCTGAAAATTCTCCAGTGATCTACCTGCAACATGGGATGAGTAACCGTGGAATAGACGACCCTAGAATTCTCACTCTTGCAAAACATCTGAAGAATACTGGTGCCACTGTTTATCTTCCGGAACTCCCGGAAGTGAAAGGTCTCGAAATCTCGGTTGATACTGTTCCGAATATTAGGGCCTTGTTCCAAGAGATTGTAAATAGAGAAGGTCGGGCAATCTCCTTCTTATCCGCAAGCTTCTCCGCAGGGATGGGAATGGTGGCATTATCCGGAAAGGAAGAACAGAAAAATCTAAAATCCGCTCTACTTGTAGGAACTTATTCCGACTTCGCAGATACTCTTCCTTTCATTCTATCCAACTATGATGTGGATCCGTATGCAGTTCATGTTTTGTTATATAATTATATTTCTAAGCTTAGGCCTAAACTTTCTAAATTAGAAGAGTTCTATTTTGAGGCTGCCTTAGATAACGGTTTAAAAAGAACGGGAGATGAGGAGAAGTCCTCCAAACTTCTGCAAAAGCTCGGCCAGAAGGAAAAGGATTTCGTATACCGGGTTCAATCCGATCCAGGATTTAGAATGGGTTTGGTAGAGCCGATCTTGTCCGTATTACCGCCTAACTTCATTCTACGCAATTCTCCTAAAAACTTCCTCTCTGATTGGAAGGCGCCTATCGCATTATTGCATGGATCGGACGATGCAGTGATCTCTCCGGACGAATCAGAGCAATTATTCGATTCTTTGGGGAACGGGAAGGAGGAATGGAAGGTGATCTTAAGGTCTAAACTGATCACCCATGGGGATCATCTTCCATTTTACACTCAATTAGGCGAGATCCCTAAGCTCGCCGGACTCTGGGGTTTTTTTCTAAAAAATTCTGGTCTCTAA